The Acidobacteriota bacterium DNA window ATATTTATTTTTGCCCCTGTTTTTTCAATTATACTCTTTATGGTTTTCCCTGCTGGACCTATCAGATCTTTAATCTTATCAGGATTTATATCCATCTTCACAATTCTCGGAGCGAATTGAGATATTTGTTTCCTTGGCTCGGAAATTATGTTTAACATCTTTTCCAATATCTGAAGTCTTGCTTCTTTTGCCTGTTCCAGTGCCTCTTTCATTATTTGTGGTGTAACACCTTTTACTTTAATATCCATCTGTAATGCGGTAATGCCTTTTTTTGAGCCAGCTACTTTAAAATCCATATCACCATAATGGTCTTCTAACCCTGCTATATCTGTTAATATTGCATAATGACCATTTTCGATAACAAGACCCATGGCAATTCCTGCTATAGGCATTTTTAATGGAACGCCTGCATCCATTAATGCAAGACTCCCTCCACAGACAGTAGCCATAGAAGAAGATCCATTTGACTCTAAAATATCAGATACAAGTCGTATCGTGTAAGGAAAACCTTCCTCCTCTGGAATAGATGGAAAAATGGCTCTTTCTGCAAGGGCTCCATGCCCAATCTCTCTCCTTCCAGGGGCTCTTAAAAATGCAACTTCTCCAACAGAAAAAGGAGGGAAATTATAATGGACCATAAATCTTTTTGTAGCATTTTCTTCGTCGAGAATATCAAGATGCTGGACATCTTCAAATGTTCCTAATGTTACCGTAACCAGAGCCTGGGTCTCTCCCCTTGTAAATAACGCAGAGCCATGAGTTCTTGGAAGGAAACCCACTTCAATTGAAATGGGCCTTATCTCTTTAAAATCCCTTCCATCCGGTCTTCTTCTGTTGAAAACAACATCATTCCTGAACAATTCCTTTTTTATTTGTATAAATATTCTTTCAGTCTCTTTCCTCTCTTCTTCGTTCTCTTCTGGAATTGTTGAAATTAACGAGTCCAGGATCTCTTTTATTCTCGTTTCGCTCTCTTTCTTCCCAGGAGTATGAATCGCTGAAATTAAACTCTCCCTTATCTGCTCTTCAATCTTACTTCTTTTTTCAGGATCAATTATTTTTGGTTCCAGCGGTGTTTTTTTAGGGTTTATTCTGTGAAACAATTCTTTCTGGCAATTTACAATTTGCTTGATGTATTCGTGGGCAAACTGAATTGCTCCCCATATCTTATCTTCTTCAACTTCTTTTGCTCCTGCCTCAACCATAACTATTCCTTCTTCTGTTCCTGCAATAACTATGTTTAACGGACTCTCTTTCAGCTCCTCAGATGTAGGGTTTATACGATAATTATCGTTGATAATCCCAACTCTAACTGCCCCCACTGGGGTGTTAAAGGGAATTTCTGAAATGTACAATGAGGTGGATGCCCCGATTATTCCAAGGACATCCGGGTCATTAGCTAAATCAGCTGATAGAAGAAGAGCAACAATCTGAGTTTCATTACAATATCCTTCAGGAAATAAAGGCCTTATCGGTCTGTCAATTAATCTGCTTACAAGAATTTCTCTCTCTGAGGGCCTTCCTTCCCTCTTAAAAAACCCTCCTGGGATTTTACCAGCTGCATATGTATTTTCTCGATAATCGACAATAAGAGGTAAGAAATCTCCATTTTCCACTGGCTCTTCTTTAGCTGCAGCAGTTACAAGAACTATCGTATCTCCATACCTAATCAATGAAGATGCAGAGGATTGTTTTGCAAGAGAACCTGTTTCAATTATAAGTTTTCTACCCCCTATCTCCAGCTCTACTTTTTCCTTCATTTTACCTCCAGTTCAAACCCCAAGGGGAAAATTATTTTCTAAGGCCTAATTCTTTCAATATCCTTCTATATTTTTCGTAATTATTTTTTTTAAGATATTCAAGAAGCCCTTTTCT harbors:
- the pnp gene encoding polyribonucleotide nucleotidyltransferase, which produces MKEKVELEIGGRKLIIETGSLAKQSSASSLIRYGDTIVLVTAAAKEEPVENGDFLPLIVDYRENTYAAGKIPGGFFKREGRPSEREILVSRLIDRPIRPLFPEGYCNETQIVALLLSADLANDPDVLGIIGASTSLYISEIPFNTPVGAVRVGIINDNYRINPTSEELKESPLNIVIAGTEEGIVMVEAGAKEVEEDKIWGAIQFAHEYIKQIVNCQKELFHRINPKKTPLEPKIIDPEKRSKIEEQIRESLISAIHTPGKKESETRIKEILDSLISTIPEENEEERKETERIFIQIKKELFRNDVVFNRRRPDGRDFKEIRPISIEVGFLPRTHGSALFTRGETQALVTVTLGTFEDVQHLDILDEENATKRFMVHYNFPPFSVGEVAFLRAPGRREIGHGALAERAIFPSIPEEEGFPYTIRLVSDILESNGSSSMATVCGGSLALMDAGVPLKMPIAGIAMGLVIENGHYAILTDIAGLEDHYGDMDFKVAGSKKGITALQMDIKVKGVTPQIMKEALEQAKEARLQILEKMLNIISEPRKQISQFAPRIVKMDINPDKIKDLIGPAGKTIKSIIEKTGAKINIENNGKVTIAASDPETMKKAISLIEEIVVEVEVGKIYLGKVKRIEDYGAFLEIMPNVLGLLHISEIAPYRIKNIKDEIKEGQEFFVKVIDIDEYNRVKLSKKAIDSKEEKHRKPKTTFNNRRRNRLF